CACCTCAAGCGTTCAGAGAAGGCTGCTACTACATGTGTTGCACAATCTGCCAAATCAAGAAGTTATCTTTAGTTTTTTAAAGTAATCATAGCCATTGGGCAGAGATCTAAGCCTCTGTACACTTGCATGTAACAAGTGAAACTAgtttataaaaactgaaggcaGAAAAACAGCAACAATGCCTGTGCCATGGGTGACATTGCCTTTATCACAATCCTACAGCACCTTAGAAtgctataatatattaatatatgactggttgctgtgtaaaaaaaaacattattttactaTACCCCAATTCCTATGCAATTGCAATACTTTTAAATTTTTACATATAAAAACTAATATTGTAAGGTAAAAGACAAATATCATAAAACAGTGAACGCAAGCATCTAAGTGCAAATGAATTCAGGATTGAAGAACATTATTAAAATAACAGCTAAATAACAATATTAATGCTGGGACATGGGAGTGGGAAATATGAGGGACAATGAAATGATCATTTATGACCTTAATCCTTCCCCTCACCTTAACCTTTTCAGCCTGCCTTCGCCTCTCTTCATGTCGCCACATTTTGAGACATACCAAAGAGCCGAACAAGTAAAGAAGCATGTTGAAGAAGAGAAAGGCTATAGCTGCCACTTGACCCCCTTCCACCCTACAGAATGCCACCATCAGTGGGTTGACAGCAAAAATAGAGTAGCAGAGGCCACCGCGATTTAAGTCATTGACGTAAGCAATGCCTGCAGCCATGTACAAAAGACACATGACGATGTTGATGGCAAACTCAGTGAGAGGCCACCAGTAAGAGTTAAGAAGAATAGTCCGGTAGTACATGGTCAGACCCAACCCCAACAAGATCAAAGTTACCAGCCAAACCAAACTAGCAACAATTATCACAAATGGAGTCATTGGACCATAATAGCTGTAGCCACCAGGCAACGTTCTTTGGAGTTCAGTACCAAAGAGATTGTACCACTGGTAGTCCTTCTGGATATAGGCACATGTGCAGGCAAACACCATGCCACCCAAAATTAACTGTACTCCAGACAGGATCCTGAGCAAACCAGGCCAGGACTTCATGTAAGAGTATTTTAAGCTGTATGCTTCTACCTTTTCTCCATAGTTTGAGTTCATCTCACTCTTCCTTTCCAGAGAAtctggagttttcttttttttaacataaggATCAGGATTAACACTGTTTGATGGTGCAGTGAGAATACCATTCTTCTTCTCGATTGTGGAGTCTGTGCTAGCATCTAGTAGTGGTGTAATTGGTGGTGAGTTGTGGTCAACTTGCAAATTTTTCAGTGCAAAAGGTTCCCCCTTTGTCTTGCTTTTCCTAAAAAATCTCTTCCAGGAGTCAGGAACTAAGTGCCGTACAGGTTTCATGCTGTTGAGTTCCTGATACTGTGTATCATGTTGATCTGATAATGTTCCGACCTGCTTGCGAGCATCATGGTCATAGTAGTCAAATGAGAAACTTGGTGCATCTCCCCAGCTTGATGTTTCTGATGGCCACACAATTGGTTTTCTGTTCTTTTGCTTCTCAGCAAGTGAAGGGAAAGAAGACATTGCTGTCATATTAGTGCGTGTGACTTCATCTGAAATGGTGCTGATGTGTATCTGTAGGCTTCAGTTTTTTTTCCATGTCCCAAAGGAGAAGTTGCTCTAGTTTATGAACCACGTGGTATGCATACCTTTCCCTCACAAATAGAAGAGGTCTGCAAAGAAATAGAACAATTAAAAATACGCTGGTGTTTTGTCCCTGTTGTCATAGTACTAGCATGACAGCAAAAAATTAGCAAAATAATTATAGATAAAGATGGAGCACACAAAAAATAACTATCAcatcacaatacacacacacacatttcaagCTTCCAATGAAGCTATTATATAGATGAGGAAAGGGTCTGCTGGTTGATGGAACTGCATTATATGTAATTGCTAGTATATTTCCAAAACACAAATCCAAATTGTAATGTAGGAGAAATGCTTGGTTTTCTGCTGCATGCTAAAAATGCCTATAAAAGATAAATCCTAAAAACAAAAGCAGACATTGCCAAATAGTTACTAACATGTACAGATTATTTATTGCTAAATTTCAGCATCAAagtacaagggttcttcaaaaagtttccttaATTTTTTAACTCTTAACTTTTTTTaacaataacaaaaacaaaatacatcacttttactaaactgcaaggtcagccggcttgccagacagactagtcacatgacactcttcCCCTCCTCACCatttcccaaaaatatataaaagtgtggAACCCCTCGTATATGTTAACACAATCACCAAGAACTCATATAagcgttaaaaaaaaatatattaatttcaAAAGTAAATTTCagcatttttaaatctgcagctttcttcACAATAATATTTGGATGACAACGCTCTATCCCTATCACTTAATTGTACTTTTGCAATTTTACCTTGTCACATGGACTTCTGGGACAACAAGTGGTCATATCAACACACATTATGTAGGTATGCTGCActtttgtcaccatcaggaaagctGCCTTGAGAAATGCTATGCAAGGCTTCACTGGTGTGCATATATGGAGGCTGGAAGTGGCTGGAAAGAGGCTGCAACAAAGCAACAGTACTCCAACAAAATATAAAAGGTGAACATAAATATTAGAAAAGGTTATGGTTTATGATGCACTTTTCAGTTATTCAGTAAGGGTTTACATCTTCTTTACAGCGGTGATTTCGTGATTTTTACCTATAATTAGGtataatgaatatctcctaaacatgcacagtttagtagatattcaccccgaatgcagccactgacgtcactggtgcatgcactctgaaggaccggttacttcagagcttcttgctggaACCGAGGGCTCCCACGCACAttagcgggagtgacgtcattgtggctccggccacttACAGCGCCGGAGtgcacaaacccagaagaaagaccgagGGAAGATGTTAGCTCTCTCAGCAGTGAGAGTGCACCGCTGGAAAGGCTTAGTTCtaatgtaagtatttcataatgtgctagtatgcgatgcatgctagcacattatgcctttgtcttacaggtgagtttttttttaacttctgcAGCCAGCAATATACTACTGCTTTAACACTCTGGTGATTTTGCGTTCCCATATTTAGTAATCTTCCTGGCTTTCAACTTTACCCAGCAGGAAAGCCAGGAAGCCCTACGTTTCTACAAGCGGAGGTTAGGTGGGTTGACATTACTCTTGGTTCTATTGTGGAATCCTTGCATTTCGTAGCCTGTTCTGAACATGCAGCATAGCACCCTTATTCATCAGCTGTCACCCTATAATAGGGTATGGCTTAAGAGGTTACAAGACAATCACAGGGTTTGCAGTCCTAAAGTCAGAGGCCACAGTTGATGGGGCTTAGGTAGCTAGGCAAgtaaaacctctgtttttattgTAAATTGTTAgggtgcatttgttttgttttttgttacaggctagctggtaagtgtgctgggtaATTTTTGTCTGTTGCGATGTATATTGCCCTTCCATGTAGACCTTACTacaaaggctagttataaattggtATAAACAGGTGAGTCCAAGAATCACAAACGTGACACAATAGTAAAGGTTTGAATGTTgtgtcaccaacttcctccaccttgtgCAACCACCACCAAATAAATTGGACGTGCCCTTACCAAAGAGCATTGACCACCTATTATGGGGGGTCAACATAGGCTTGTATGTCTGGAAAACTGCACGTCTGTAAAGAGGTCCACTCAACAGAAACTTCAAGCCAAACGTCAGGTTTCTTTTACTCCAACCGTGACATCAGGTCATGTACTCCAATATGAGAGACAAAAgccacaatagtgtaaaacctttttttacCAGGATTTAATGAAGGTAATGCTCTGGATGAAGTCCGATTAGCGACGAAACCGGTTGATCGATAACGTCATTTCCTGTCATTGCGTTTGGAGAATCTACCTCTGTACTTGCTGTGTCCagtacatgctgtttttatcatcttttcatgtaagtgcattaccttcatTAAATCCTGGTAAAAAAGGTTTTATACTATTGTGGCGTTTGTCTCTCATTTGGGGTACATGACCTGCTGTCACGGTTGGAGTAAAAGAAACCTGAAGTGGTTTTAAGTGGTGGCTTTAGGTTTCTGTTGGGTGGACCTCTTTACAGACGTGGAGTTTTCCAGACATACAAGCCTATATTCACCCCCCAGTAATAGGTGGTCTATGCTCTTTGGTAAGGCcacaaggtggaggaagttggtgacacAACATTCAAACTTTCACTATTGTGTCACGTTTGTGACTTTTGGACTTACTTGTTTATATAATTTATTcactgtttatttcatttaagcgcAGCATACTTGTTCACATATTTCATTTTTGTGATAATATCTCACTTGATTGTTGcaactgcaatttttgtttttgtttatcaaaagcacagtttatttatttagttataaattggggtggtttcCATCTTTTTTGGCAGTTGGGCAAGTAATCTATCCAGTCGGGTGAGAGGACCTTCATTGTCAAGACTGGCATGCGTGCTGCCAGGAGTCTATTTCCATGTAGCTTCTCCAGAAGACCCAAATACTATGGATCTTTTCCCCAATTGCTACCAAAGTACTCTAGTTCCAAGGAGGTAGCCCTCCTGTGTCCATGAGCATAagatccctccagctgtttgcctgtgttGACAGGCCGACAGGCACTGTAGTTGTCCGCATGTAATTGCACATGAAGCAGTTACATGTGGTTTAGGACATCTGAGTGGCCTTGGACACAAACTCTCTGCATACACGGCTGCTCATCTGTCCCTAATTGCATGTACCTGCTTAACGTGCAGTTACATACGAGCACCTGCTATTGCCTGTCAAACTGTCATTGTAAAGGCTTCCTGGCCATGACTGACCACAAACACATCCTTGCCGATGCATTGCCTTAACTGTCCATGTACATCAGATAATAGGCGCAACAAGcctaaaagtgaagaaaaaaactaCAATATTGGGTCAATGTCAGATAGGGCCTGTACAGAAGTTTTGAACCCTTGTCACCCCTAGGAAAAGCGTTCCGTTTTCAAAGTGAGTTTGACTGGCATATAAGTGGTGATATGTCTCCTCACTGCCAGTTTTATTCTGGAAAAGGCTACACCCCTGCTTTGCAACTGAGTGCATAGGATGCAGTTGTGGCATGGTTGCAGTGCCGAACAATCTATCTGAGTGTGTCATGCCACTGAATGCAACAGGGGGTTTAATTTGTGCCATGGTCATGAAGCAAAGCGTCGTGGCTACAGCATGTGTACAGTCCTAAGCAGCTGAATTCCCTTGTTTAGGTGGATGGTCAGAGGGTGGTGAAACTGCAACTCAACCAACTGCTTTTATCACCTTCCCCAAGCCACCTGTGTGAACCAGCATATACAGTAATACGAAGTAAATGGAACTGGCAGTGCACAAAAAATGCACTTACAGAAATATTTTTCCTTCAGAACAATAATTCTCTCTAAACTTCCAAAACTGGCTCCAGTAACTCACTGCTcagtcatagttttttttttttctcaagaagaCATAGACAGCAGAATTAAAACAACCAAGGACTCTCTTAAGGCACGGTTTTCTAAGAAATGATTTGATTCTCTCTGTTTTGTCTTTGCACTAGTCATCACAGGAAATACCagaaattaaaaggaaaaacagTGCGCTCATGTCGTGAAATATAGTAAAAAACAGAGTATATAGCAATGGTTGGTTTTGCAATTGGTTATACAGGCAAAAGTGGCTAAGCGACAAGGCTCTTGAGGAACACAGGCCAATCACAGGTTTGACCAACATTCTAGTGCTTTTCTGTTCAAAGACATTTAATATATTCTAAAAACATTCTCTGGTATAATATATATTTACTCTACAGTTGTTAAGAAGATAAGCAGCATGCAGCAGTAGACTGAAAATAAACAATTTTACACCAAATACAATATAAAAGATACAATAACATTTCACGTGATGAGCTTTCGAAGGTTTAAGGGTCCACTGTGAAGATAAGCCAGGACTGAAAACTGAGGGCTAGGTAATGATAACATTCTTAGCTTACCTTGCTTTGATTATATCTGAGACCCATTTTCCGACAGTTCTTAACTTGAGAGTCAGTCAGTACTAGGGAGAACAGCTATAAGTATACATATTTAACTCCTGGCATTTGTCTCTGCCCATATTTCACTGACAGGCGCTCTAGTCTCCTGGTTCAGTTATCTGCATGTATTATGTGAAGTCCAGTTATTAATTAACTGCAGGCCAGGGAGCAGCCAAAAGGGAGGTATGCTGGTAGAGACAGTATTAGTATTTAACGCTGCAGCTCCTCCCAGATCCAAGACATTCTATATTTATTTCCTGTATTCCATTTGTAAGCAATTTTCTGTAACACAAGTCCATACATTCTGTCTCATTTGTTTGCAatgttttaatgcactaaaaaaagaGATCCCTATATCTCATAGTGAAAGCTGGTTTAGAAATAGAGTTTTTTTGAGTAAGTAGCATTAGTTGTCTGTTGGAAACACGAGTTTATTAGTCCAGTGTAACGTCACCACCTGAAACAAgcatgaagtgtttttttttttttttctttatccacttcagcgaaagttttccgagagacattatttcaactttatgtgtcaaactttatctcttctcctttttcacatcattgtggattgtttccgtcacatctttattatttttcccttctaggatattcttaaataattttaaaacccgacgacaaaacgccttctataattataaaccctattattatcttaatctctctcagtccctcttatttccccccgcccccccttcccctcgccccccccccccctccccctcccctgtgtctggtccgttcctttatgttgtttatttatccacttggctctgcacctattctttcttttatcctatctaaataaatatccgagactttgtagtttttccaactttcccatctactattatcccctttctctcctccttccattttgtagtgataatctatttcctttagccagtttctaatgtctggttttccactttttagccaattcttgggaattaaggccttggccgcattcaggaggttaggtattattgattttctatattgtttcttaggtttattgtagatatggaagagacaagtccaaatattttgttctatttcttctccagttatttcttttatgttatttaacacttccttccagtactccattattattgggcattcccaccatatgtgtgtgatcgttgctatttggccacattttctccaacacaaggag
This window of the Aquarana catesbeiana isolate 2022-GZ linkage group LG01, ASM4218655v1, whole genome shotgun sequence genome carries:
- the OCEL1 gene encoding occludin/ELL domain-containing protein 1 isoform X1, with the protein product MTAMSSFPSLAEKQKNRKPIVWPSETSSWGDAPSFSFDYYDHDARKQVGTLSDQHDTQYQELNSMKPVRHLVPDSWKRFFRKSKTKGEPFALKNLQVDHNSPPITPLLDASTDSTIEKKNGILTAPSNSVNPDPYVKKKKTPDSLERKSEMNSNYGEKVEAYSLKYSYMKSWPGLLRILSGVQLILGGMVFACTCAYIQKDYQWYNLFGTELQRTLPGGYSYYGPMTPFVIIVASLVWLVTLILLGLGLTMYYRTILLNSYWWPLTEFAINIVMCLLYMAAGIAYVNDLNRGGLCYSIFAVNPLMVAFCRVEGGQVAAIAFLFFNMLLYLFGSLVCLKMWRHEERRRQAEKVKRMDRPRRIIFEDEVQHLEDVKGKVTKTIHFLEKGSDSGALNRSIPAGHRPKPHVVPDYVLKYPDIQSPEERENYKAVFNDQYAEYKELYNEVRAALLKFKELDSMMEKITSGPQSKKAPDRIKVIAEKYEKKKNDPAFIEKRERCVYLKEKLSHIKKQIQVYDQREGSVYF